The stretch of DNA TGCAATCGAGAGTATCTGTCGAGGTGGCGGTCTGTTTTCGGGGGCAATTGAGCCTACGAGTTTTTCGTGTCAAATTCGTGGCACGACTGCCGCGTAAACAAGCCGTCATAAGGATTTAAGATGCACCAAGCTTAAATTTGTTTCGCAAAAACTTTGACGTTTATGTCGTAGCAATTCTTCGAGCCCGCGCCATTCAGCCGCCCGACAAACATTAGACCCTGCTAACAAGAAAAACGGCTGGATAATCAATCAACCCAACCAATTTCAACCACTTGTCAAAATCATTTAATGGGCGCTGTTGCGGCTTTATGGTACTTTTGCGGCTGTGGGAAATCCGAAAAAATCATTGTCTTCAACCATCGCTGATTGGCGGCGCTTCGCTTCGAGCACATTTTTGCTTGTAGCTGCAGCTTTAGTCATCGGCTATGTCTCATTGTTCTTTGGATTGCAAAAGAGCACAGATCGCTCGGACCTGGCCACTCTCGAACTACCAAGCTGGATGCTGCAATTCACTCAGACACTGCCAAAGTATTTGGGCTCGCAGAAAAAACCCGACGTGCTGCTCATGGGTTCATCACTTGTTCTGAGTCCGGCGGCGCTAATTGAGAAGCAGCAAAACAGAACCGGATTCGCCTGCAAGTACTTCGAAGATGCACTCAAAGATCGATGCGGCAAAAGCATCTCTGTAGATAACGTCGGCGTTATAGCAGGAATGGTCTGCGATCAGTACGCAATATTGAAGGCCAGCCTTGAAGCTGGTAAAAAACCGAACTTTATCATTTACGGTATGGCGCCGCGCGACCTGGCAGACAACCTGACCAGCGCCGAGAACTCACCTACACAACAAGTCCTGGCATTTTGCCAATCGTCAAACAAATTTCTTCCGGAGTCTCTGAAAGCAGAAGATATAGAACTGTGCTGGAATGCGCATAAGCTCGGTGCTACGCGCTGGCTTAAAACTCTTCGGAATGCATCTTTGCACCTGGCCTGCGATATCTCCAAACACCCGGCTTCGCTCTCTGAAACAGTTCCTCAGAAAGTCGAACAACAAGCCCCCGTGCATACCAGACAGGTAGTTATTGCAGAAGACCTCGAGATCTACCGTCAGCGCTATAACCCACCCAACTACGACCGGCTGAAAAGCCAATCGGCATATCTCGACAGCCTCCTCGCTTTATGTGCCGAGCACAAGATACCAATCTTGCTGGTCAATATGCCTCTGCCAGACGTGAATCGCAACGTGATTCCGCCGCCGCTCCTGACTGCGTACAAACAAACCGTGAGGAAGATCGCAGACAAGTATTCTTGCGAAGTCTGGGATCTCGATGGCGACTCGGTTTTCGCTGAAAACGCCACCAACTTCAACGACTGCGTGCACCTGAACGCAAATGGTGGCAAGAAGTTCTTTAACATGCTTGCGGACCACCTGGTGAAAGACAAGCCATTCGATATTGCATACGGAATACAGACACCATCAGTCGCTGAAAGCAGCAAAGCTACGGTGTTCTAATGCTATTCAACAGCCTGCAATATCTCATTTTCCTTCCGATAGTGGTGACGTTATTTTGGGTACTGCCACCAAAATTCCGTATGCCCATGCTTCTGGTCGCGAGCTACATTTTTTACGCCAGCTGGATGCCCATTTTTCTGCTACTTATCCTCGGAATGACTGTCGCGACATGGTTCTTCGGCAAAGCGCTAGACAAGGCAACCGAGAACAAGAAACTCGTTCTAACGCTGGGCATTGCATTCAATTTGCTACTGCTTGCAATCTTCAAGTACGCGAATTTTTGCTACGGAACATTTGCACTTTTAGCCTGGCATAAAGCCGATGCTACGCTCAACATACTTTTGCCGCTAGGAATCTCGTTCTTTACGTTCGAGTTCATTCACTATTTGTTCGAGATCTACCGGGGCAAAGCACCGATCAATAATTTCGTTCTATTCGCATTGTTCGCCGCTTTTTTCCCAACCCAAATTGCAGGACCGATCAAACGCTATCCCGATTTCCTGGCGCAGATGCAGGAAGTACGTCCTTTCAAACTGGCTTACTTCGACGAAGCGCTCCCGATCATCGTCACCGGACTAGCCAAAAAAGTATTGTTCGCAGACAACCTGTCCATACTTGTGAGTATGGGTTACTCAAACCCTTCGACTTATGGAGCGCCTGAGCTCTGGCTGCTCGCGTACGCCTTTGCGTTCCAAATCTACTTTGATTTCTCCGGTTACACTGATATTGCCCGTGGTTCATCGATGCTATTCGGATACCATATTCCGCTCAACTTCAACATGCCATATATAGCCAAGAACATGAGTGATTTCTGGCACAGGTGGCACATTTCTCTTTCCACCTGGTTGCGCGATTACCTGTTCATTCCGCTGGGCGGATCTCGCAACGGCAGATGGAAAACCAACCTGAATCTTTTCTGGACGATGACACTCGGTGGACTGTGGCATGGTGCTTCATGGAATTTCCTTGTCTGGGGCGCCTATCACGGACTTGCGCTGATTGCGCACAGAGAATTCCAATTCCTGAAACAAAAGTTCGCGGCAATCGACAAAGTGCTCGCCACTGCTATGGGAAGATGGTTCTCAATCTTTCTGACGTTCAATGCAGTCTGTGTCGGCTGGGTATTTTTCCGCATTCAAGACATCGGTACGGCCTTCGCAGTAGCGAAAAAAATGGTGACATTCAGACCGATCACAACGTCGGTGGAAGCGCACCAATTCCTGCTGCTCAAGCATGATCTGCCCGTGATTGTGCCAATTACGCTGACAATGGTGGCGGTCCTAGTTCTCACAAACTTACCCTGGAGTCGTTTAAACGAAAAGGGATTTTTGACAGCCACGCCGGCATGGCTACGAGCAGTATATTGTTGCGTTGTCATAGTTGCTATGCTTGCCTTCATGCCGGACAACTCCGCACCATTTATCTACTTCCAATTTTAAGAACAAATTTGCTACACCTATTCTGCAAAAGACCTGCATCTACTTAAAGATGCAGGTCTTCTGAGCTATGACAGCTCACTGAGCTTACAGAGCGGGCGGTCTAGAATACTTTGACGACGCCCAAATTCAGCAAGTGGTGGTGATGTTTTTTCTTCACAACAACAACGTTGTTCGCTGGAGGAGTGACGATCACAGGTTGGGTCTCACGGATAACAACGGGACTTGACTCTGTAGTAGTCTGACGAGTCTCAACCACAGATGATGGCATCGAATCCAAAGATGTTGTTGTTGTTGTGTATGTGGTATCGGCTTTCGCGGCGGTTGCAGCCACACCGATAGTTACCAGAGCGCTCAATGTCAAAATAGCTTGTACCTTCATTTTAGTATCCCTCGCATCTCTAACCTTTGTCTGCAACTTCGACGTAGCACGCTCAAAAGTAGTTCCGCGAATTTCGTACATAGTTAAACCAATCGCTATTGAAACGAAAGGTGGGATCATATTGATGCTTCAGCTCTATAAATTGAGAAATCTGTGGATAGCAAGCCTGAAGCTGATTTGCAGCAGCATATTTGTTGTAAGTCAAATAATACTTACCGCCAAATTCAATTGCTAATTGGAACAATTTTCGGAAGGTACCGCTGATTGCTTGTATCTGTCCATTGTTGTGATCAACGTGAAGGTTGAAGATAATGCAGGCCCACGGCTGATTGGCCCAGGCGAGAAACGTCTCCTTGTCTTGTTCAATTAATCGAACTGTGCCATAAATCACGCTGGCTGCTTCAGCGCGCAACAGAGATGCCGCTCGCTTCATAAATTCATCCAATCGATGACGCGGAACATAAAGCTCAGTTATTGCCTCGCTACCGGCGCAGTTCTCACCCAGGCGATCGTCAATCATCTTGTGATAACCGTTTATGTATGTAGCTAACTGAAACGTGTCTGACAGATAAAGCTGTCTATCTGTAGCGAGGTAATGGTCCCGATATATTTCAAAGGCTCTCGACTTATCCGTATGGGCAAGGAAGAGGAGTTCCTGCCACTGATCTTCAGACAGCAGCTTCCGTTCGGATTCTCGATATTGCTCGCCTTGCGCGCCTACAGGACTATAGGTGCTGAGTATTCCGACTTGCAGAAAGTCGGCAGAGGCAGAGTCAATGGCAAACTGAAAATCACCATATGTAGCACCACAACGTTGTTGCGACTCCAGCAACTCGGCCGCCTGACTGGTTCTGCAAACCTGTACAGAGCGACGCAAAGTCACTCGCTGAACCAACCTGAGCGTAACACTGGCAATGATGCCGAATAAACCATAACCACCGATGGCAAGACTGAACAGTTCAGCATTTCGCTGTCTGCTGCACCGTTTGATTTTTCCATCATGCATGACAATCTTAAACTCTTCCACATCACATACAAGAGGCGCTTTACCCAGACCTCTTCCATGCACATTCGCAGCCAGTGCACCTCCGATAGTAAGCAGGTCGCATCCCGTTTGCTTCTGAGCAATCGTCCACTGACATGTGGAATGCCTTTGCGTCTCTCGAAGATAATTGATGAGAGCCGGCCACATCATTCCAGCCTCAACTTCAAGCAATCCGCGATTACGGTCGAATGCGACAATCTTATTGAACAAAGTCATATCGATGAGGATGCCATTGCTTAAAAACTGCTGCCCACCCATGGCGTGACGCCCACCGGCAATCGAGACTTGTTGCCCAGTTGCATGTGCATCTCTAACTATCGCAGTCAACTGGCGCAGTGAGTCCGGAGATTTGATTGAGGCAACTCGCGTAGGATTTAGCAAGGAATGATGGTCGTTCACGATCGTGTTCGTAGTTGTAGTCGACGGTTGGTCGAAGCCACATACTGGGGTTACAGCACGTCGCGATCTAGTACTATTCATTGTGTAATCCCTGCCTTTAAAAGCGCTGATGGGTTACTGGAAGCCAGACCCGAGAACTCCTGACAGTGATGTTTTGCGACCACGATCAGAAACGATGCCAAAACAAAATGGAAAAATATCGGAATGGTTCCACTGAACCACATATGGTGCTGAAACATTGTCGTCCAAATCAGCAGACGAATAGCAACCGAAACAAAATAAAGCAGCCCCACGCGCAGCAAAGGTTTTGCAAGCATTCTTTGCGGCACGTAAAAGAAGCCTGACAGCCTGTAGAAGTCAAAACAAATTCTTCCGTACAACGCAATGATCAAGAACTGAAAGAAAACAAGTACAGGATAAGGTAGCAGGCCAGACTGCCATTCACTCATGGGCGGCAGGAAAGGGACGTGGAAGACCGCTACCAGTAATTGCCCTGAGACTCTTAAACAGAACAGAACAAGTAATGCTGCAAGCAGAGCAAGGGTTTTGTCCGAGCGCAGGGTTTTGTCTGCGCGCGATGTTTCTTCTGTACGCGCTGTTTTGCTGCTGACCATAGTTCCTTTCTCCAAGTCACGCTTCGATTATGGAGCTCACGATCGGGAGAGAATGCATTGCGCCATCAGTTATTCAAGTGTTCAATGACGAGCCTAAATTTCTGCCGCGATACGTGTCAGCCCCACCAAGATTGCTCGGCAACTGCGGAGGGTTAGGCCGTCGCGCTACGTAGATCTCACATTGACACTGTCCTTGATTTTTAAGATAGTCAGTCTTGTCACTACAGGAAGCGTTCACGTGGGCGATTGGGACTCATTACAGTTGAGAGACAAACCGGGGCAACCGGTACAGATGCCCGGTGGAGCAGACTTCGGCTCGCTATGGACTCGACCTGACCAGCGCAATCTCGGCACGGGACTCCGTCCAACCACAGGGTTGGACCAGCAGCAGCCCGTATATCGTCCGACCGAGCAGCAATACCCATACGATGCAACCGTTCAGAACAATGTGCGTAATGGCACACTCGAGCTGAAATATGGCGATCCTAATATGGATAAGATCCTTTCTCAGGCTCGGAACTATCAGACCATCCATATAGACACTCCTCCCGGGGTCCAGTTGAAACACTGGGTCGACCAGGGCGGGCACTTCTTCTGGCTGCAAGGCGGCAATGACAACAACGCCAAGCACTACTATCCTGCTTTCTCCAAAGCAATGACCGTGAACGGGCAGACTTTCGATCTGGAAGCCCAACGCCTGAAAGTAGATGAGGCTTATGCTGCGTCTCAGGGAGGCGGTCAAGGCCCCGTATTCCAGAGCTTTACGGGTCGTACTGATGCAATGACGTATTTCAGCCGCATGTCCAACCTGTCAGGACAGGCTCTGGGAACGCTCGAGAGAAGCCTGACTGAGTCTGTCAAAACATCTAATAATCCATATTTCAAAATCTATTTGGCTGATGTATACACGGCTGAGGCGATGCAGCCCATCGTTCAACAAGTCTTGCGTGGCGGCACGGCGGATCTTAACAATCCTGACACTCTGCGACGCCTGGACAGCGCCATTCAACTCTTGCAAGCAGCACAGTCAGATTCGCGCTCGGGGCTGGGTAGGGTCAACATGAACCCTCCAGGCAATGTTGTCATGCCACTGGACCCATATGAAATTTATTCCAATCCAAGAGATACGCGCTACTACTATGGATTCTGGGGTGGCAGCCTGGATCAAGCCAGGCACAGGGAAGTCGGGTTGACTCTGCTGAGAAACCTGATCAGCTCCGGCGCCTTACCGAAAATAGAATTACCTCCGGCGCTGCCTCCGCGCTGAAATTCCGCCTCAAGAACAAGTAAAATTGTCCCCGGTTAATAACGAGGGACCTTTGAAACACATCAGCCTACTTGGTTCCACCGGCTCGATTGGAACGCAGACACTCGACATTGCAGAATCACATAAAGATTCGGTATCGATTGTTGCGCTTGCAGCTGGAAGCAAGAACATCGACTTGCTGGCAAAACAGGTCAGACAATTTCGACCGGAATTGGTATCGGTACCGACAAAAGCAGACATAGACAGCTTACGCGACAAATTGGGAGCCGATTGCAAAAGTACTTCCTTTGTCTGCGGTGATCAGGGTCTAATAGACGTGGCCACGCACGGAAAAGTAGATACGGTAGTCACCGGAGTGGTTGGCTTCCTCGGTCTGAAACCGACAGCAGCAGCCATTCAGAAAGGCAAGAGCATAGCCCTTGCCAATAAAGAAACGCTGGTTGCAGCAGGCGCAGCAATCATGCCAATGGTGCGCCAATACGACGCACGAATCGTTCCAGTTGACTCCGAGCACTCAGCCATCTTTCAAGCGCTTGGAGGCAAGAAGGCAGCAGAGTACAAGAAAGAACTGGACAAAATATGGCTCACCGCATCTGGTGGCCCGTTCCGCACCTGGACACTGGAACAAATTCGCAACGCCACCGTAGATGATGCCCTTAAGCATCCCAACTGGTCCATGGGTCCCAAAATAACGATCGACTCCTCAACCCTGATGAATAAAGGGCTGGAAGTGATCGAAGCGCGCTGGCTATTTGATGTGGATCCCGCTTCCATTCAGGTGGTCATTCATCCGCAATCTATTCTTCACTCTGCAGTTGAGTTCGTAGACGGATCCATCGTAGGACAAATGGGCGTGCCCGATATGCGCCTGCCCATTCACTATGCGCTCTTCTTCCCAGAAAGAATTCACTCCAGTCGCGTACCCCGACTCAACCTTCTCGAACTCAACCAGATGACTTTCGAAAAACCCGATACCAAGCGCTTTCCATGTCTGGCAATCGCTCAAAAAATCGCGGCAGAGAACAACACTATGCCCTGCGTCCTGAACGCCGTCAACGAAGTCGTCGTTGATTTCTTCCTCAAGGGATTTGTCAAGTTTAGCGACATGGCAACTCAAATCGAGCGAGTCTTGGAAAGACATAACCCGGTTGAGAAACCCAATTTGGAGGATATACTTGATGCTGATCAGTGGGCGAGGCGAGAAGCAGTTCAGTTGCTTTCGGCTGTGCGCAGCTGACTATTAGAGTGCTCTGGAGCTTTTGCAATGGTTCAAACTGAAACGTCGTCGGTCAAAGTGGCTAATCATCCACTTGTTCAACAAATTCTGACACGCATTCGCGACTACCAAACGCCAACAGGCGAGTTCCGGCAGAAAGCACTGCAACTGAGCAAATTTCTCGTTTACGAGGCGATGTCTGAGTTAAGCACGCGCGAAGTGGGTGTGCAGACACCGGTCGGAGCGGCCAAGGGCATCGCACTGACTGACTATCTGATTCTGGCACCAGTGTTGAGAGCTGGTCTGATTCTCGCCGAGGCGGCACAAGAACTCATGCCAAGCGCTCGCATCTAC from Candidatus Melainabacteria bacterium encodes:
- a CDS encoding MBOAT family protein, whose product is MLFNSLQYLIFLPIVVTLFWVLPPKFRMPMLLVASYIFYASWMPIFLLLILGMTVATWFFGKALDKATENKKLVLTLGIAFNLLLLAIFKYANFCYGTFALLAWHKADATLNILLPLGISFFTFEFIHYLFEIYRGKAPINNFVLFALFAAFFPTQIAGPIKRYPDFLAQMQEVRPFKLAYFDEALPIIVTGLAKKVLFADNLSILVSMGYSNPSTYGAPELWLLAYAFAFQIYFDFSGYTDIARGSSMLFGYHIPLNFNMPYIAKNMSDFWHRWHISLSTWLRDYLFIPLGGSRNGRWKTNLNLFWTMTLGGLWHGASWNFLVWGAYHGLALIAHREFQFLKQKFAAIDKVLATAMGRWFSIFLTFNAVCVGWVFFRIQDIGTAFAVAKKMVTFRPITTSVEAHQFLLLKHDLPVIVPITLTMVAVLVLTNLPWSRLNEKGFLTATPAWLRAVYCCVVIVAMLAFMPDNSAPFIYFQF
- a CDS encoding FAD-binding oxidoreductase → MNSTRSRRAVTPVCGFDQPSTTTTNTIVNDHHSLLNPTRVASIKSPDSLRQLTAIVRDAHATGQQVSIAGGRHAMGGQQFLSNGILIDMTLFNKIVAFDRNRGLLEVEAGMMWPALINYLRETQRHSTCQWTIAQKQTGCDLLTIGGALAANVHGRGLGKAPLVCDVEEFKIVMHDGKIKRCSRQRNAELFSLAIGGYGLFGIIASVTLRLVQRVTLRRSVQVCRTSQAAELLESQQRCGATYGDFQFAIDSASADFLQVGILSTYSPVGAQGEQYRESERKLLSEDQWQELLFLAHTDKSRAFEIYRDHYLATDRQLYLSDTFQLATYINGYHKMIDDRLGENCAGSEAITELYVPRHRLDEFMKRAASLLRAEAASVIYGTVRLIEQDKETFLAWANQPWACIIFNLHVDHNNGQIQAISGTFRKLFQLAIEFGGKYYLTYNKYAAANQLQACYPQISQFIELKHQYDPTFRFNSDWFNYVRNSRNYF
- a CDS encoding 1-deoxy-D-xylulose-5-phosphate reductoisomerase: MKHISLLGSTGSIGTQTLDIAESHKDSVSIVALAAGSKNIDLLAKQVRQFRPELVSVPTKADIDSLRDKLGADCKSTSFVCGDQGLIDVATHGKVDTVVTGVVGFLGLKPTAAAIQKGKSIALANKETLVAAGAAIMPMVRQYDARIVPVDSEHSAIFQALGGKKAAEYKKELDKIWLTASGGPFRTWTLEQIRNATVDDALKHPNWSMGPKITIDSSTLMNKGLEVIEARWLFDVDPASIQVVIHPQSILHSAVEFVDGSIVGQMGVPDMRLPIHYALFFPERIHSSRVPRLNLLELNQMTFEKPDTKRFPCLAIAQKIAAENNTMPCVLNAVNEVVVDFFLKGFVKFSDMATQIERVLERHNPVEKPNLEDILDADQWARREAVQLLSAVRS